Proteins from a single region of Streptomyces sp. HUAS 15-9:
- a CDS encoding GNAT family N-acetyltransferase produces the protein MSSLISLTSDDHVIRAIRADEWQAVKRLRLDALRDPVAHLAFLETYEKAAAEPDTFWQGRAERSGEGADGARQFIAEGPDGAWVGTLTVLVEEAGSTDWAGFAVDRKQGHVVGVFMQPGYRGIGLTEALFAAGVEWAWGVGAERVRLIVHEENGRAQGFYRKVGFVPSGVTVALEQASGESELEFVLEKS, from the coding sequence ATGAGCAGTTTGATCAGCTTGACCAGCGACGATCACGTGATCCGGGCGATACGGGCCGACGAGTGGCAGGCCGTCAAGCGGCTGCGGCTCGACGCGCTGCGGGATCCCGTGGCGCACCTCGCGTTCCTGGAGACGTACGAGAAGGCCGCGGCCGAGCCGGACACCTTCTGGCAGGGGCGGGCCGAACGGTCCGGTGAGGGGGCGGACGGCGCCCGGCAGTTCATCGCCGAGGGGCCGGACGGGGCATGGGTCGGCACGCTGACCGTGCTCGTGGAGGAGGCGGGGTCCACCGACTGGGCCGGCTTCGCGGTCGACCGGAAGCAGGGCCATGTCGTCGGGGTGTTCATGCAGCCCGGATACCGGGGAATCGGGCTCACGGAAGCGCTGTTCGCGGCAGGGGTGGAGTGGGCCTGGGGGGTCGGGGCCGAGCGGGTGCGGCTGATCGTCCACGAGGAGAACGGGCGGGCCCAGGGCTTCTACCGCAAGGTGGGGTTCGTGCCGAGCGGGGTCACCGTGGCATTGGAGCAGGCGTCCGGTGAGTCCGAGCTGGAGTTCGTGCTCGAGAAGTCGTAA
- a CDS encoding oxidoreductase, whose protein sequence is MADKNDALKARTWNATHLPDLRGRTAVITGANSGIGFAAADALARAGAHVVFAVRDLERGRAAAAKVSGSTEVRRLDLADLASVREFAGAWQGPIDLLINNAGVMMLPEQRTKDGFEMQFGTNHLGHFALTNLLLPHVTGRVVTVASGAHRMGDRTISFDDPNLTGRYTPQRAYSQSKLANLLFTLELQRRLTESGSPVRALAAHPGWAATNLQSHTANPVVRGVMLVGNRFLAQDDRAGALPTLYAATQDLPGASYVGPDGLGEMRGAPTLVGRIAAASDPVAARRLWALSEDMTGVKWGLEIAEAV, encoded by the coding sequence ATGGCTGACAAGAACGACGCGCTCAAGGCGCGCACATGGAACGCGACCCACCTCCCCGACCTCCGTGGCCGTACGGCCGTCATCACCGGCGCCAACAGCGGCATCGGGTTCGCTGCCGCCGACGCGCTGGCCCGTGCGGGAGCCCACGTGGTGTTCGCCGTACGGGACCTCGAGCGCGGCCGGGCCGCCGCCGCGAAGGTGAGCGGCAGCACGGAGGTGCGCCGTCTGGACCTGGCGGATCTGGCCTCCGTACGGGAGTTCGCCGGGGCGTGGCAGGGCCCGATCGATCTGCTGATCAACAACGCGGGCGTGATGATGCTCCCGGAGCAGCGGACCAAGGACGGCTTCGAGATGCAGTTCGGCACGAACCACCTCGGCCACTTCGCCCTGACGAACCTGCTGCTGCCCCACGTCACGGGCCGGGTGGTGACGGTCGCCTCCGGTGCCCACCGTATGGGCGACCGCACGATCTCCTTCGACGACCCCAACCTCACGGGCCGCTACACCCCCCAGCGCGCCTACTCCCAGTCCAAGCTGGCGAACCTCCTGTTCACCCTGGAACTGCAGCGCCGTCTGACCGAGTCCGGCTCGCCGGTCCGCGCCCTCGCCGCCCACCCCGGCTGGGCGGCCACCAACCTGCAGAGCCACACCGCGAACCCGGTCGTCCGCGGCGTCATGCTCGTCGGCAACCGATTCCTGGCCCAGGACGACCGGGCGGGCGCGCTGCCCACGCTGTACGCCGCGACCCAGGACCTGCCCGGCGCCAGTTATGTCGGCCCGGACGGCCTGGGCGAGATGCGCGGCGCGCCGACCCTGGTGGGCCGTATCGCGGCGGCGAGCGACCCGGTTGCCGCCCGACGGCTGTGGGCCCTGTCCGAGGACATGACCGGTGTCAAGTGGGGTCTCGAGATCGCCGAGGCGGTGTGA
- a CDS encoding TetR/AcrR family transcriptional regulator, with the protein MVHMSESRPYHHGDLRAALLEAAERTLRDRGAGALSLRELAREIGVSHAAPGRHFKDKQALLDALALAGYERLAEALESADDPALALEPRLCALAKAYVGFAAENAALLELMFTRKHDPEASAQLAGEVDRSVGSFMRLVADAQARGEIVAGDPERITLVAAASMHGLASFAANGSIPADQVLAGLDEHIHHLLHGLEPR; encoded by the coding sequence ATGGTCCACATGTCCGAGAGCCGCCCCTATCACCACGGAGACCTGCGCGCCGCCCTCCTCGAGGCCGCCGAGCGCACCCTGCGCGACCGGGGCGCCGGCGCGCTGTCCCTGCGCGAGCTGGCCCGCGAGATCGGGGTGAGCCACGCCGCCCCCGGCCGCCACTTCAAGGACAAACAGGCACTGCTCGACGCCCTGGCCCTGGCCGGGTACGAGCGGCTGGCCGAGGCGCTGGAGTCCGCGGACGATCCCGCGCTCGCGCTGGAGCCGCGGCTGTGCGCGCTGGCCAAGGCGTACGTCGGGTTCGCCGCCGAGAACGCCGCGCTGCTGGAGCTGATGTTCACGCGCAAGCACGACCCCGAGGCCTCCGCTCAGCTCGCCGGCGAGGTGGACCGCTCCGTCGGGTCCTTCATGCGGCTGGTCGCGGACGCGCAGGCGCGGGGTGAGATCGTCGCGGGCGACCCGGAGCGCATCACCCTCGTCGCGGCCGCTAGCATGCACGGCCTCGCCTCCTTCGCCGCGAACGGCTCGATCCCGGCGGACCAGGTCCTGGCCGGCCTGGACGAACACATCCACCACCTGCTGCACGGCCTCGAGCCCCGCTGA
- a CDS encoding ATP-binding protein — MRDPLSVLTDSFTSFLFGKVETTRLPVRTSTGQAQAVYLPTAAPGLGDSGVIIGREVYSGKGYIYDPFQLYGQQLPAPHWLVLGESGNGKSALEKTYVLRQLRFRDRQVVVLDAQGEDGVGEWNLIAEELGITPIRLDPMAALDHGIRLNPLDPSITTTGQLALLRTIIEVAMGHGLDERSGFALKVAHAYVNETIVERQPVLSDIVEQLRHPEPESAEAMNVAIDDVRAWGLDVALVLDRLVDGDLRGMFDGPTTVGIDLDAPLIVFDLSHIDRNSIAMPILMAIVGVWLEHTWIRPDRKKRIFLVEEAWHIIASPFVAQLFQRLLKFGRRLGLSFVAVVHHLSDVVDGAAAKEAAAILKMASTRTVYAQKADEARATGRVLGLPRWAVEIIPTLTPGIAVWDVNGNVQVVKHLVTETERPLVFTDRAMTESSRETESDDALRAAELEAEERAAAFVEQHLGDSESTVA; from the coding sequence ATGCGGGATCCGCTGTCCGTCCTCACCGACTCCTTCACGTCCTTCCTCTTCGGGAAGGTCGAGACGACCCGGCTGCCGGTGCGCACGTCCACGGGCCAGGCCCAGGCGGTCTACCTCCCGACCGCCGCCCCCGGCCTCGGCGACTCCGGCGTGATCATCGGCCGCGAGGTCTACTCCGGCAAGGGCTACATCTACGACCCGTTCCAGCTGTACGGCCAGCAGCTCCCGGCACCGCACTGGCTGGTCCTCGGCGAGTCCGGCAACGGCAAGTCGGCCCTGGAGAAGACGTACGTCCTGCGCCAGCTGCGCTTCCGCGACCGCCAGGTCGTCGTCCTGGACGCGCAGGGCGAGGACGGGGTGGGCGAATGGAACCTCATCGCGGAGGAGCTGGGGATAACTCCCATCCGGCTGGACCCGATGGCGGCCCTGGACCACGGCATCCGGCTCAACCCGCTCGACCCCTCGATCACGACGACCGGCCAGCTGGCGCTGCTGCGCACGATCATCGAGGTCGCGATGGGGCACGGCCTGGACGAGCGGTCCGGCTTCGCGCTGAAGGTGGCGCACGCGTACGTCAACGAGACGATCGTCGAGCGCCAGCCGGTGCTGTCCGACATCGTCGAGCAGCTACGGCACCCGGAGCCGGAGTCGGCCGAGGCGATGAACGTCGCCATAGACGACGTACGGGCCTGGGGCCTGGACGTGGCGCTGGTCCTCGACCGCCTGGTCGACGGTGACCTGCGTGGCATGTTCGACGGCCCCACCACGGTCGGCATCGACCTCGACGCGCCGCTGATCGTCTTCGACCTGTCCCACATCGACCGCAACTCCATCGCAATGCCGATCCTGATGGCGATCGTCGGTGTGTGGCTGGAGCACACCTGGATCCGCCCCGACCGGAAGAAGCGCATCTTCCTGGTCGAGGAGGCCTGGCACATCATCGCCAGCCCGTTCGTGGCGCAGCTGTTCCAGCGGCTGCTGAAGTTCGGGCGCCGGCTGGGTCTGTCCTTCGTGGCGGTCGTCCACCATCTGTCCGACGTCGTGGACGGCGCGGCGGCGAAGGAGGCGGCCGCGATCCTGAAGATGGCCTCCACGCGGACCGTCTACGCCCAGAAGGCGGACGAGGCGCGGGCGACGGGCCGGGTGCTGGGCCTGCCGAGGTGGGCCGTGGAGATCATCCCGACCCTCACCCCGGGCATCGCGGTGTGGGACGTCAACGGCAATGTCCAGGTGGTCAAGCACCTGGTGACCGAGACGGAACGCCCGCTGGTCTTCACCGACCGCGCGATGACCGAGTCGTCCCGGGAGACGGAGTCCGACGACGCGTTGCGCGCGGCCGAGCTGGAGGCGGAGGAGCGCGCGGCGGCCTTCGTGGAACAGCATCTCGGCGACTCCGAATCGACGGTGGCGTAG
- a CDS encoding type IV secretory system conjugative DNA transfer family protein, producing the protein MRPDDHRDSRRENQGGIPDGLLIGILAFLLGMTLLVWTATGLAGWFARGSWPSGVTFTRTPLAMRHLIGEPHDIAGAWPNTPAGQLSGYGLFWGLFIGQLMVLFVLTVFVMGTMARWRAGKVRRSFEKGVAKGRAQAAGAAPAAPAAAPADQAAQATQPQAPQPQPQPQPQQFEVPEPRRESEPAPTEALPGFPAGGERVGAWEAGRTEGAVLYAPPESRRATAAQAIRDAEGPAVVVTSNPTLWSETKDARAKLGPVLLYDPTHLCDTPARLHWSPTAGCEDKQTAVQRATALLAPVRPTAKIDQALVDTAETLLRSYLHAAAIDGRTIRHVHRWSQGAQIQDAVRTLRTNPKAAPGAAGELEAALTAHPERRDIAQELTSRALAALSTVNIREACTPNRTDALALDSFVNEGGTLYLVGDSIEDPRTNPGAMPLLTALVSSVVERGRRMAERSSSGRLDPPLTLVLDDIAAVAPLPQLPELLATGADRGLPTLALLRSREQGRARWPHHELPV; encoded by the coding sequence GTGAGACCCGACGACCACCGCGACTCCCGGCGGGAGAACCAGGGCGGTATTCCCGACGGACTGCTGATCGGCATACTCGCGTTCCTCCTCGGCATGACCCTGCTGGTGTGGACGGCGACGGGACTGGCGGGCTGGTTCGCCCGGGGCTCGTGGCCGTCCGGGGTCACCTTCACCCGCACCCCGCTGGCCATGCGGCACCTCATCGGCGAACCGCACGACATCGCGGGCGCCTGGCCGAACACACCGGCCGGGCAGCTCTCCGGGTACGGGCTCTTCTGGGGCCTGTTCATCGGCCAGCTGATGGTGCTGTTCGTGCTGACCGTGTTCGTGATGGGAACAATGGCGCGGTGGCGGGCGGGGAAGGTCAGACGGAGCTTCGAGAAGGGGGTGGCGAAGGGGCGCGCACAGGCGGCGGGCGCGGCACCCGCGGCCCCGGCAGCAGCCCCAGCGGATCAGGCGGCTCAGGCGACGCAGCCGCAGGCACCTCAACCTCAGCCCCAGCCCCAGCCCCAGCAGTTCGAAGTGCCCGAACCACGCAGGGAATCGGAGCCCGCGCCGACCGAAGCTCTTCCCGGCTTCCCGGCGGGCGGTGAGCGCGTGGGCGCATGGGAAGCCGGCCGCACCGAAGGCGCCGTGCTCTACGCCCCGCCCGAGAGCCGCCGCGCGACCGCGGCCCAGGCGATCCGGGACGCGGAAGGCCCCGCAGTGGTCGTCACCTCGAATCCCACGCTCTGGTCGGAGACCAAGGACGCGCGAGCCAAGCTCGGCCCCGTCCTGCTCTACGACCCGACCCACCTCTGCGACACCCCGGCCCGCCTCCACTGGTCGCCCACGGCGGGCTGCGAGGACAAGCAGACGGCAGTACAGCGCGCCACAGCCCTGCTGGCCCCGGTCAGACCGACGGCCAAGATCGACCAGGCCCTGGTGGACACCGCCGAAACCCTGCTCCGCAGCTATCTGCACGCCGCCGCCATAGACGGCCGCACCATCCGCCACGTCCACCGCTGGTCCCAGGGCGCCCAGATCCAGGACGCCGTACGAACCCTCCGTACCAACCCCAAGGCGGCCCCCGGAGCCGCGGGCGAACTGGAAGCCGCCCTCACCGCGCACCCCGAACGCCGAGACATCGCCCAGGAGTTGACGAGCCGCGCGCTGGCCGCCCTGTCCACGGTCAACATCCGCGAGGCATGCACTCCGAACCGAACTGATGCGCTTGCCTTGGATTCCTTCGTCAACGAAGGGGGCACGCTTTATCTGGTGGGTGATTCCATCGAGGATCCCAGGACCAACCCAGGTGCGATGCCCCTTCTGACCGCACTTGTCTCAAGCGTGGTCGAGCGCGGCCGGCGCATGGCCGAACGGTCATCCTCCGGTCGGCTCGACCCACCACTGACCCTCGTCCTCGACGACATCGCGGCCGTCGCCCCGCTCCCCCAGCTCCCCGAGCTGCTGGCCACCGGAGCGGACCGCGGCCTGCCGACCCTGGCCCTGCTCCGCTCCCGGGAACAGGGCCGCGCCCGCTGGCCGCACCACGAACTGCCCGTCTGA
- a CDS encoding SCO6880 family protein — translation MSHPVTPRRTYLIGRARPNAIVGRNRESGEIALIIAGAFLGMMCGLLVPVLSLRIVLLMGFPLLALMAVYVPYKHRTFYKWFEINRSYKRTLRRGTVYRSGVMEAGTRADGREVEIGPPPGIGRISWLAAPFGPDEIAVLLHADRRTVTAAIEIEGPGVGLRDSEDQEALVDRFGTLLKHVANGDGFVTRLQMLARTLPADPDAHAKDVALRGDEKAPDWLARSYDQLQSMVSTSSEQHRAYLVACMHYTRELASEAQVMARAARPQAGRKLDRDAGLAVVMARELTDICSRLQEADIRVRQPLGQGRLASLIHSMYDPDHPIDHIQAMTKRNAWPAELDAMEPTYLQAKTRESSTRAPWCHATAWVKEWPMTPVGVNFLAPLLVHTPDVIRTVAVTMDLEPTEIAIERMLTEKTNDEAEASRAAKMNRTVDPRDIAAHNRLDQRGEDLASGAAGVNLVGYITVSSRSPEALNRDKRTIRASAGKSYLKLEWCDREHHRAFVNTLPFATGIRR, via the coding sequence ATGTCCCATCCGGTCACGCCCCGCCGTACGTATCTCATCGGCCGCGCCCGGCCGAACGCGATCGTCGGACGGAACCGTGAGTCCGGCGAGATCGCGCTGATCATCGCGGGCGCGTTCCTCGGCATGATGTGCGGGCTCCTGGTTCCCGTCCTCTCACTGCGCATCGTGCTGCTGATGGGCTTCCCGCTGCTGGCGCTGATGGCGGTGTACGTGCCGTACAAGCACCGCACGTTCTACAAGTGGTTCGAGATCAACCGCAGCTACAAGCGCACCCTGCGGCGGGGCACCGTGTACCGCAGCGGGGTGATGGAGGCAGGCACCCGGGCCGACGGGCGGGAGGTGGAGATCGGGCCGCCCCCGGGGATCGGCCGCATCAGCTGGCTGGCCGCGCCCTTCGGGCCGGACGAGATCGCCGTCCTGCTGCACGCCGACCGCCGCACCGTCACCGCGGCCATCGAGATCGAGGGACCCGGCGTCGGTCTGCGCGACTCCGAGGACCAGGAGGCCCTCGTCGACCGCTTCGGCACGCTGCTCAAGCACGTGGCCAACGGCGACGGCTTCGTCACCCGGCTCCAGATGCTCGCCCGCACCCTCCCCGCCGACCCGGACGCCCACGCCAAGGACGTCGCGCTGCGCGGGGACGAGAAGGCGCCCGACTGGCTGGCACGCTCGTACGACCAGCTGCAGTCGATGGTGTCCACCAGCAGCGAGCAGCACCGCGCCTACCTCGTCGCCTGTATGCACTACACGCGCGAACTGGCTTCCGAGGCACAGGTCATGGCCCGCGCGGCACGGCCGCAGGCCGGCCGGAAGCTGGACCGGGACGCCGGGCTCGCCGTCGTCATGGCGCGCGAGCTGACCGACATCTGCTCGCGCCTCCAGGAGGCGGACATCCGGGTGCGCCAGCCCCTCGGCCAGGGCCGGCTCGCCTCCCTCATCCACTCCATGTACGACCCGGACCACCCGATCGACCACATCCAGGCGATGACGAAACGCAACGCCTGGCCGGCCGAGCTCGACGCCATGGAGCCCACCTACCTCCAGGCCAAGACCCGGGAGTCCTCGACCCGCGCGCCCTGGTGCCACGCCACGGCCTGGGTGAAGGAGTGGCCGATGACACCGGTCGGCGTCAACTTCCTGGCCCCTCTGCTGGTCCACACCCCGGACGTCATCCGCACGGTCGCCGTGACGATGGACCTCGAACCCACCGAGATCGCCATCGAGCGCATGCTGACCGAGAAGACGAACGACGAGGCCGAGGCCAGCCGCGCCGCCAAGATGAACCGCACCGTCGACCCGCGCGACATCGCCGCCCACAACCGTCTCGACCAGCGCGGCGAGGACCTGGCCAGTGGCGCGGCCGGGGTCAACCTCGTCGGCTACATCACCGTGTCCTCCCGCTCACCGGAGGCGCTCAACCGCGACAAGCGGACCATAAGGGCCTCGGCCGGAAAGTCGTATCTGAAGCTGGAGTGGTGCGACCGCGAGCACCACCGGGCCTTCGTGAACACCCTCCCGTTCGCCACCGGTATTCGAAGGTAG
- a CDS encoding cysteine hydrolase family protein, which translates to MTTLQNRPNTALLIVDVQNGVVEGSHNRADVIANINVLVDKARAENVPVIWVQHSDEQLKSGSERWEYVPELKRHDTEPLVHKNYPDSFEDTELESVLAERGVGRLVVTGAQTDICVRSTLHGAVVRGYDATLVADAHTTEDLSAYGAPAPEQVIAHTNLYWKWHSAPGRRGGTVDTAEVTFTAAD; encoded by the coding sequence ATGACGACTCTGCAGAACCGGCCGAACACCGCGCTGCTCATCGTGGACGTCCAGAACGGGGTGGTGGAGGGCTCCCACAACCGTGCCGACGTCATAGCGAACATCAACGTCCTGGTCGACAAGGCCCGCGCCGAGAACGTCCCGGTGATCTGGGTCCAGCACTCCGACGAACAGCTGAAGTCCGGCAGCGAGCGCTGGGAGTACGTCCCGGAGCTGAAGCGCCACGACACCGAGCCCCTGGTCCACAAGAACTACCCGGACTCCTTCGAGGACACCGAGCTGGAGTCCGTCCTGGCCGAGCGCGGCGTCGGCCGGCTCGTCGTCACCGGCGCCCAGACGGACATATGTGTCCGCTCCACCCTGCACGGCGCCGTCGTCCGCGGGTACGACGCGACGCTGGTCGCCGACGCCCACACCACGGAGGACCTCTCCGCTTACGGCGCTCCCGCCCCGGAGCAGGTGATCGCCCACACCAACCTCTACTGGAAGTGGCACAGCGCACCCGGCCGCCGGGGCGGGACCGTCGACACCGCGGAGGT